From one Streptomyces sp. Q6 genomic stretch:
- a CDS encoding M4 family metallopeptidase, translated as MTSTSTSHRPSPRRRRATAAAAAGAVAALLAVAVQSGPATAAEARDASPAAQATTSAARGADPGALPVKLSPAKRAELLRAANTTKAKTETAKELGLGAKEKLVVRDVLQDRDGTTHTRYERTYDGLPVLGGDLIVDAAKSGAEQGVTKASKAELKGVDTTADVKPATAEAQALKLAQADGSKKTEADRAPRKVVWLGQGATKGQPTLAYETVVGGLQDDGTPNELHVITDAATGKKLHEWQGIENGTGNTQYSGTVTLGTALSGSSYTLNDTARGAHKTYNLNRATSGTGTLYSGSDDVWGNGSASNTETAAADAHYGAALTWDYYKNVQGRSGIRGDGVGAYSRVHYGNAYVNAFWDDSCFCMTYGDGTSNTHPLTSIDVAAHEMTHGVTSNTAGLNYSGESGGLNEATSDIFASTVEFYANNSSDVGDYLIGEKIDINGNGTPLRYQDKPSKDGASKDSWYSGIGSIDVHYSSGPANHFFYLLSEGSGTKTINGVTYNSPTSDGLPVTGIGRDKAALIWFKALTTKFTSTTNYAGARTGALAAAGELYGTTSAEYKAVQDAFAAINVGARSGGTDPGTGKTFTNDTNVNIPDYPGAAVTSSVTVSGVTGSAPSTLKVGVDIVHTWSGDLQVDLVGPSGRTYRLHSSVYDPTPNIQTTYTVNASAETANGTWKLKVQDLGAQDTGYINSFKLTFP; from the coding sequence TTGACCAGCACCTCTACCTCCCACAGACCTTCCCCCCGCCGACGCCGCGCCACCGCGGCCGCTGCCGCCGGCGCCGTCGCCGCCCTGCTCGCGGTCGCCGTCCAGTCCGGACCGGCCACGGCCGCCGAGGCCCGCGACGCGAGCCCGGCCGCGCAGGCCACGACGAGCGCCGCCCGCGGTGCCGACCCGGGCGCCCTGCCCGTGAAGCTCTCCCCGGCCAAGCGCGCCGAGCTGCTGCGTGCCGCCAACACCACCAAGGCGAAGACCGAGACCGCGAAGGAACTCGGCCTCGGCGCCAAGGAGAAGCTCGTCGTGCGCGACGTGCTTCAGGACCGGGACGGGACCACCCACACCCGCTACGAGCGGACCTACGACGGACTGCCCGTCCTCGGCGGCGACCTGATCGTGGACGCCGCCAAGTCGGGTGCCGAGCAGGGTGTCACCAAGGCGTCGAAGGCCGAGCTGAAGGGCGTCGACACGACGGCCGACGTGAAGCCCGCGACCGCGGAGGCGCAGGCGCTGAAGCTGGCGCAGGCCGACGGTTCGAAGAAGACCGAGGCCGACCGCGCGCCGCGCAAGGTCGTGTGGCTGGGGCAGGGCGCGACCAAGGGACAGCCCACGCTCGCGTACGAGACGGTGGTCGGCGGTCTCCAGGACGACGGCACCCCCAACGAGCTGCACGTCATCACCGACGCCGCCACCGGCAAGAAGCTCCACGAGTGGCAGGGCATCGAGAACGGCACCGGCAACACCCAGTACAGCGGCACCGTCACCCTCGGCACCGCGCTGTCCGGATCGTCGTACACGCTCAACGACACCGCGCGCGGCGCCCACAAGACGTACAACCTGAACCGCGCGACGTCCGGGACGGGCACGCTCTACTCCGGCTCCGACGACGTGTGGGGCAACGGCAGCGCGAGCAACACCGAGACGGCCGCCGCCGACGCGCACTACGGCGCCGCGCTGACCTGGGACTACTACAAGAACGTGCAGGGCAGGTCCGGTATCCGCGGCGACGGCGTCGGCGCGTACAGCCGGGTGCACTACGGGAACGCGTACGTCAACGCGTTCTGGGACGACAGCTGCTTCTGCATGACGTACGGCGACGGCACCAGCAACACGCACCCGCTGACGTCGATCGACGTGGCCGCGCACGAGATGACCCACGGCGTCACCTCGAACACCGCCGGCCTCAACTACTCCGGCGAGTCCGGCGGGTTGAACGAGGCGACCTCCGACATCTTCGCGTCGACCGTCGAGTTCTACGCCAACAACTCGTCCGACGTCGGTGACTACCTCATCGGCGAGAAGATCGACATCAACGGCAACGGCACCCCGCTGCGCTACCAGGACAAGCCGAGCAAGGACGGCGCGTCGAAGGACAGCTGGTACTCGGGCATCGGCTCGATCGACGTGCACTACTCGTCGGGCCCGGCGAACCACTTCTTCTACCTGCTCAGCGAGGGCAGCGGCACGAAGACGATCAACGGCGTCACCTACAACTCGCCGACCAGCGACGGTCTTCCGGTCACCGGCATAGGCCGCGACAAGGCGGCGCTGATCTGGTTCAAGGCGCTGACCACGAAGTTCACGTCGACGACCAACTACGCGGGTGCCCGCACCGGCGCGCTGGCCGCGGCCGGTGAGCTGTACGGGACGACGTCCGCCGAGTACAAGGCCGTCCAGGACGCGTTCGCCGCGATCAACGTGGGCGCCCGGTCCGGCGGCACCGACCCGGGCACCGGCAAGACGTTCACCAACGACACGAACGTCAACATCCCGGACTACCCCGGGGCGGCGGTCACCTCGTCCGTCACCGTCTCCGGCGTGACCGGCAGCGCGCCGTCCACGCTGAAGGTCGGCGTCGACATCGTGCACACGTGGAGCGGTGACCTCCAGGTCGACCTGGTCGGGCCGAGCGGACGGACGTACCGACTGCACTCGTCGGTCTACGACCCGACGCCCAACATCCAGACCACGTACACGGTCAACGCCTCGGCGGAGACCGCGAACGGCACCTGGAAGCTGAAGGTCCAGGACCTCGGCGCGCAGGACACGGGCTACATCAACAGCTTCAAGCTGACGTTCCCGTAA
- a CDS encoding RNA polymerase sigma factor — protein MADRTWPGATLVAAAQRGDVEALTALVYGSFPHVHRFAHSLCATPQDAEDAAQEALIILYRRIGMLRASGALASWMFRIVRNECLRRTRALLDTSPGRADAPAGLVRSAEEDALSRLEADRVVAAVAALPDDQRQVLVLRDIQGLPGRTVADRLGLSTAAMKSRLHRARSAVRDELATTRGTDDDI, from the coding sequence GTGGCTGATCGCACCTGGCCCGGCGCGACGCTGGTCGCCGCGGCGCAACGCGGCGACGTCGAGGCGCTCACCGCGCTGGTGTACGGCTCGTTCCCGCACGTGCACCGGTTCGCGCACTCGCTGTGCGCCACGCCGCAGGACGCCGAGGACGCGGCGCAGGAAGCGCTGATCATCCTGTATCGCAGGATCGGCATGCTGCGGGCGTCCGGGGCGCTGGCGTCGTGGATGTTCCGGATCGTGCGCAACGAGTGCCTGCGGCGGACGCGCGCGCTGCTCGACACGTCGCCGGGCCGGGCCGACGCGCCCGCCGGTCTCGTGCGTTCCGCCGAGGAGGACGCCCTGTCGCGCCTGGAGGCGGACCGGGTCGTGGCCGCCGTCGCCGCCCTGCCCGACGACCAGCGGCAGGTCCTGGTCCTGCGGGACATCCAGGGCCTGCCCGGCCGCACCGTGGCCGACCGGCTCGGCCTGAGCACCGCGGCCATGAAGTCCCGCCTGCACCGGGCCCGTTCGGCCGTGCGCGACGAACTGGCCACGACGAGGGGAACCGACGATGACATCTGA
- a CDS encoding ABC transporter ATP-binding protein, producing MTTTAGTNLQKTEPEEAEDVRVPSPGDPFDRDDLPTPKGATSALLRSLLAPHRRGVLLTVLALLVQQAAVQSGPLIVAYAIDSAVPAFRDHSYGPLVAVGVGFLLTACGSAAFQYAYIQLSARVSQNVLLDLRGRIFRHAQALSVDFHDRYTSGRVISRATTDVEALRELLSEGLQELVNVILASVYITAMLLWLDLGIGSVAALSFAPLYVLIRLYRRRAARAYGERSSAIAAVIVKFVETMNGIRPVRAFRREDANDAHFGELNHRHERANGNALLEMARYVVGSRLIANTAVAGMVLWGAYRVAGGTLELGVLAAAVLFIRRLYDPIDRLAMFLNSYESAAASLKKIAGLLDQTPSVPEPVSPRELPAVRDGRPGREVEFADVSFGYRTGGEVLPRFDLTFPAGQTVAVVGSTGAGKSTLAKLLARFYDPSHGRVLLDGVDLRELSNAELRRGVVMVTQEAFLFSGTVAENIAIGRPEASREEIERAAKAIGAHDFITALPDGYDTDVRKRGGRISAGQRQLVAFARALLADPAVLILDEATSSLDIPGERAVQRAMRTVLHGRTAVVIAHRLSTVEIADRVLVMEGGRIVEDGSPAELIGGTGVFAGLHRAWRESLVG from the coding sequence ATGACGACGACGGCCGGCACGAACCTTCAGAAGACCGAGCCGGAAGAGGCCGAGGACGTCCGGGTGCCCTCCCCCGGCGACCCGTTCGACCGGGACGACCTGCCCACGCCGAAGGGCGCGACGAGCGCACTGCTGCGCTCGCTCCTCGCGCCGCACCGGCGCGGCGTGCTCCTCACGGTGCTCGCGCTGCTGGTGCAGCAGGCGGCCGTGCAGTCCGGGCCGCTGATCGTCGCGTACGCCATCGACAGCGCGGTGCCCGCGTTCCGCGACCACTCCTACGGGCCGCTGGTCGCGGTCGGCGTCGGGTTCCTGCTGACGGCGTGCGGCTCGGCGGCCTTCCAGTACGCGTACATCCAGCTGTCGGCGCGCGTCAGCCAGAACGTGCTGCTCGATCTGCGCGGCCGGATCTTCCGGCACGCGCAGGCGCTCAGCGTCGACTTCCACGACCGGTACACGTCGGGCCGGGTGATCTCCCGGGCGACGACGGACGTGGAGGCGCTGCGCGAACTGCTCAGCGAGGGCTTGCAGGAACTGGTCAACGTCATCCTCGCCTCGGTCTACATCACGGCGATGCTGCTCTGGCTCGACCTGGGGATCGGGTCCGTCGCCGCGCTGTCGTTCGCCCCGCTGTACGTCCTGATCCGGCTGTACCGGCGGCGGGCCGCACGCGCCTACGGGGAGCGGTCGTCGGCGATCGCGGCGGTCATCGTGAAGTTCGTGGAGACGATGAACGGCATCCGGCCGGTGCGCGCGTTCCGCCGGGAGGACGCCAACGACGCGCACTTCGGCGAGCTGAACCACCGCCACGAACGCGCCAACGGGAACGCCCTGCTGGAGATGGCGCGCTACGTGGTCGGCTCCCGGCTCATCGCCAACACGGCGGTCGCCGGGATGGTCCTGTGGGGCGCGTACCGGGTCGCGGGCGGCACGCTGGAGCTGGGTGTGCTGGCGGCGGCGGTGCTCTTCATCCGGCGCCTGTACGACCCGATCGACCGGCTCGCGATGTTCCTCAACTCGTACGAGTCCGCGGCCGCGTCGCTGAAGAAGATCGCGGGGCTGCTCGACCAGACGCCGTCGGTGCCGGAGCCGGTGTCGCCGCGCGAGCTGCCCGCGGTGCGGGACGGGCGGCCGGGCCGCGAGGTCGAGTTCGCGGACGTCTCGTTCGGCTACCGCACCGGCGGCGAGGTGCTGCCGCGCTTCGACCTGACGTTCCCGGCCGGCCAGACGGTGGCGGTGGTCGGGTCGACGGGCGCGGGCAAGTCGACCCTCGCCAAGCTCCTCGCGCGCTTCTACGACCCCTCGCACGGGCGGGTCCTGCTCGACGGGGTCGACCTGCGCGAGCTGTCCAACGCCGAGCTGCGGCGCGGGGTGGTGATGGTGACGCAGGAGGCGTTCCTGTTCTCCGGGACGGTCGCCGAGAACATCGCGATCGGGCGTCCCGAGGCGAGCCGCGAGGAGATCGAGCGGGCCGCGAAGGCGATCGGCGCCCACGACTTCATCACGGCGCTGCCCGACGGCTACGACACGGATGTGCGCAAGCGCGGCGGGCGGATCTCGGCGGGCCAGCGTCAGTTGGTGGCGTTCGCACGGGCGCTCCTCGCGGACCCGGCGGTCCTGATCCTGGACGAGGCGACCAGCTCCCTGGACATCCCGGGCGAGCGGGCGGTCCAGCGGGCGATGCGCACGGTCCTGCACGGCCGCACGGCCGTGGTCATCGCGCACCGCCTCTCGACGGTGGAGATCGCGGACCGGGTCCTGGTGATGGAGGGCGGCCGCATCGTCGAGGACGGCTCCCCGGCGGAACTCATCGGCGGGACGGGGGTGTTCGCGGGGCTGCATCGGGCTTGGCGGGAGAGTCTGGTGGGGTGA
- a CDS encoding ABC transporter ATP-binding protein, with translation MTTTHAATTDLDRSDETPQSAAPVRQSAVRSLLRLWPYVRPVRARWAGAAAVAVVASCLALVFPLVLKWIVDGPVTHRDPGGVWAGAGVLLALGVAEALLFGLRRWLVARPLAGVEAAMRADLYRHLQRLPVGFHDRWASGQLLSRATTDLMVVRMFLAFPLTFLIVNGVTIAAGLALLVVQDWGLGLVLLAPAVPLIAVCYRFEHGYAAASRRAQDQVGDLTTVVEESVLGIRIIKGFGRHRAQARAFRDLSRTVRGTELTKARLLAGILAVITLLPEVALGAALVIGTVQVADGSLSAGTLVAFLSTALALRWPIESIGFLLAMSQEAATATRRYFEVMDAEEEDPSVLSGASGAPADGGLRFEGVAFRYPDAAEDAVPTLRHVDLHIRSGETMALVGATGSGKTTLTALVPRLYDLTAGRITLDGRDIAAMPREELRTLVSVAFEEPTLFSASVAENVLMGAPDAGAEQLERALGVAQADFVRRLPDGVDTEVGEQGLSLSGGQRQRLALARSVVGGPRFLILDDPLSALDVHTEAAVEAALRRVLADSTALVVAHRPSTVLLADRVALLSEGRIAAVGTHHELLRTNAEYRYLMSGAAEEAEEPVESARQAGKAAQA, from the coding sequence ATGACGACTACACATGCAGCGACCACGGATCTGGACCGGAGCGACGAGACACCGCAATCGGCGGCGCCCGTACGGCAGTCGGCCGTGCGCTCGCTGCTGCGGCTGTGGCCGTACGTGCGTCCCGTGCGGGCGCGCTGGGCGGGCGCCGCGGCGGTGGCCGTGGTCGCCTCGTGCCTCGCGCTGGTCTTCCCGCTGGTCCTGAAGTGGATCGTGGACGGCCCGGTGACCCACCGGGACCCGGGCGGGGTGTGGGCCGGCGCCGGGGTGCTGCTGGCGCTCGGTGTGGCGGAGGCGCTGCTGTTCGGGCTGCGGCGATGGCTGGTGGCGCGGCCGCTCGCCGGGGTCGAGGCGGCGATGCGGGCCGACCTGTACCGGCATCTCCAGCGGCTGCCGGTCGGCTTCCACGACCGGTGGGCGTCGGGGCAGCTCCTGTCGCGCGCGACGACGGACCTCATGGTCGTCCGGATGTTTCTCGCCTTTCCGCTGACCTTCCTCATCGTCAACGGGGTGACGATCGCGGCCGGTCTGGCGCTGCTCGTCGTGCAGGACTGGGGGCTCGGGCTCGTGCTGCTCGCTCCGGCGGTGCCGCTGATCGCCGTCTGCTACCGGTTCGAGCACGGGTACGCGGCGGCGTCGCGGCGCGCGCAGGACCAGGTCGGCGATCTGACGACGGTCGTCGAGGAGTCGGTGCTCGGCATCCGCATCATCAAGGGGTTCGGCCGGCACCGCGCGCAGGCGCGGGCGTTCCGCGACCTGTCGCGGACCGTGCGGGGCACCGAGCTGACCAAGGCGCGGCTGCTCGCCGGGATCCTGGCGGTCATCACGCTGCTGCCGGAGGTGGCGCTCGGCGCGGCCCTGGTCATCGGGACGGTGCAGGTCGCGGACGGCTCGCTCTCGGCGGGCACGCTCGTCGCGTTCCTGTCGACGGCGCTCGCGCTGCGCTGGCCCATCGAGTCGATCGGCTTCCTGCTCGCGATGAGCCAGGAGGCGGCGACGGCGACACGGCGGTACTTCGAGGTGATGGACGCCGAGGAGGAGGACCCGTCCGTCCTGTCCGGCGCGAGCGGTGCGCCCGCCGACGGCGGGCTCCGGTTCGAGGGGGTCGCGTTCCGCTACCCGGACGCGGCCGAGGACGCCGTGCCGACGCTGCGCCATGTCGATCTGCACATCAGGTCCGGCGAGACGATGGCGCTGGTCGGCGCGACCGGCAGCGGCAAGACGACACTGACCGCGCTGGTGCCGCGGCTGTACGACCTCACGGCCGGGCGGATCACGCTCGACGGGCGGGACATCGCCGCGATGCCGCGCGAGGAGCTGCGCACGCTCGTCTCGGTGGCCTTCGAGGAGCCGACGCTGTTCTCGGCGTCCGTCGCGGAGAACGTGCTGATGGGCGCTCCGGACGCGGGCGCGGAGCAGTTGGAGCGGGCGCTCGGTGTCGCGCAGGCCGACTTCGTACGGCGACTGCCGGACGGTGTCGACACGGAGGTCGGCGAGCAGGGCCTGAGCCTGTCGGGCGGCCAGCGGCAGCGGCTCGCGCTCGCCCGTTCCGTGGTGGGCGGTCCGCGCTTCCTGATCCTGGACGACCCGCTGTCCGCGCTCGACGTGCACACGGAGGCCGCGGTGGAGGCGGCGCTGCGCCGCGTCCTCGCCGACAGCACCGCGCTCGTGGTCGCGCACCGGCCGTCCACGGTGCTGCTCGCGGACCGGGTCGCGCTGCTGTCCGAGGGGCGGATCGCGGCGGTGGGCACGCACCACGAGCTGCTGCGGACGAACGCGGAGTACCGGTATCTGATGTCGGGAGCCGCCGAGGAAGCCGAGGAACCGGTGGAGTCGGCGCGGCAGGCGGGAAAGGCGGCACAGGCATGA
- a CDS encoding ABC transporter ATP-binding protein, giving the protein MTTTTAPLIEVAGLRKSYAGRAVVDGVSFTVAEGEIFGILGPNGAGKTTTVECVEGLRTPDAGRIRVAGLDPVRDHAAVTRLLGAQLQESEIQPKLTVREALELYSAIYPDPLDWRPLAERLRLTDKLTTRFGKLSGGQKQRLFIALALVGNPRVVVLDELTTGLDPRSRRDTWALIEDVRDSGVTVLLVTHFMEEAQRLCDRIAVIDQGRVAALDTPAGLIRQAAGATVISFTPSAPLDERELAALPGLASTEHREGRVTLTGDDETVNAVLTLLARHRVTAHQLRVSDATLDDAFLDLTGVGQS; this is encoded by the coding sequence ATGACCACCACCACCGCACCGCTCATCGAGGTCGCCGGGCTGCGCAAGTCGTACGCGGGCCGGGCCGTCGTCGACGGGGTCTCCTTCACCGTCGCCGAGGGTGAGATCTTCGGGATCCTCGGTCCCAACGGGGCCGGCAAGACCACCACCGTGGAGTGCGTGGAAGGGCTGCGCACCCCCGACGCGGGGCGCATCCGGGTCGCCGGGCTCGACCCCGTCCGCGACCACGCCGCCGTGACCCGCCTCCTCGGCGCCCAGCTCCAGGAGAGCGAGATCCAGCCGAAGCTCACGGTGCGGGAGGCCCTGGAGCTGTACTCGGCGATCTACCCGGACCCCCTGGACTGGCGCCCGCTCGCCGAGCGCCTGCGCCTGACCGACAAGCTCACGACCCGCTTCGGCAAACTGAGCGGCGGCCAGAAACAGCGCCTGTTCATCGCGCTCGCCCTCGTCGGCAACCCGCGCGTCGTCGTGCTCGACGAGCTGACCACCGGCCTCGACCCGCGCTCCCGCCGCGACACCTGGGCGCTGATCGAGGACGTGCGGGACAGCGGCGTCACCGTCCTCCTCGTCACGCACTTCATGGAGGAGGCGCAGCGGCTCTGCGACCGCATCGCCGTCATCGACCAGGGCCGGGTCGCCGCGCTCGACACCCCCGCCGGACTGATCCGGCAGGCGGCGGGCGCCACCGTCATCTCCTTCACACCGTCCGCGCCGCTGGACGAGCGGGAACTCGCCGCGCTGCCCGGCCTCGCCTCCACCGAGCACCGCGAGGGCCGGGTGACGCTCACCGGTGACGACGAGACCGTCAACGCCGTCCTGACACTGCTCGCCCGCCACCGCGTGACCGCCCACCAACTCCGGGTCTCCGACGCCACGTTGGACGACGCGTTCCTCGACCTGACGGGAGTCGGCCAGTCATGA
- a CDS encoding ABC transporter permease: protein MSTATVHARTAHKAVLTAEFTLFRREAGSLIGILLFPVGLLVILGSIPSFREADDGLGGIRLVDAYVPVTVLLAMIAGGIQSMPPIITGYRERGVLRRMSTTPVRPSALLSAQMGIHGAAIVVSVALCLAVGRLAFDVALPRQIPGYLLALLLSVVCALALGALIASRARTTKISNAIGSIVFFPAMFCAGVWVPVQAMPDALAHVVELTPFGAAAQAMNQAMAGDWPAWSHLGVLALWAVVLTGAAARWFRWE, encoded by the coding sequence ATGAGCACCGCCACCGTGCACGCGCGCACCGCCCACAAGGCGGTCCTCACCGCCGAGTTCACGCTCTTCCGGCGCGAGGCCGGCAGCCTGATCGGCATCCTGTTGTTCCCCGTCGGCCTGCTGGTGATCCTCGGCTCGATCCCCTCCTTCCGGGAGGCCGACGACGGGCTCGGCGGCATCCGCCTGGTCGACGCCTACGTGCCCGTCACCGTGCTGCTCGCGATGATCGCGGGCGGCATTCAGTCGATGCCGCCGATCATCACCGGGTACCGCGAGCGGGGCGTCCTGCGCCGCATGTCGACCACACCGGTCCGGCCGTCCGCGCTGCTCAGCGCCCAGATGGGCATCCACGGAGCCGCGATCGTGGTCTCCGTCGCGCTCTGCCTCGCCGTCGGCCGGCTCGCCTTCGACGTGGCGCTGCCGCGGCAGATCCCCGGCTACCTGCTCGCCCTGCTCCTGTCCGTGGTGTGCGCCCTCGCCCTCGGCGCGCTGATCGCCTCCAGGGCCCGTACGACGAAGATCTCCAACGCGATCGGCTCGATCGTCTTCTTCCCCGCGATGTTCTGCGCGGGCGTGTGGGTGCCCGTGCAGGCGATGCCGGACGCACTGGCCCACGTCGTGGAGCTGACCCCGTTCGGCGCCGCCGCGCAGGCCATGAACCAGGCGATGGCGGGGGACTGGCCGGCCTGGTCGCACCTGGGTGTCCTCGCCCTGTGGGCCGTCGTCCTGACCGGCGCGGCCGCGCGCTGGTTCCGCTGGGAGTGA
- a CDS encoding sensor histidine kinase, which yields MTTGTGSAPDETAAFADDPWRVVHRYGAYVLLVVSFVLSAATADLIGMDRLDWWVLCCLTGGALVLQLWWGHRERTRSGPTSVSAVFYWVRWSCAFVLALVNPFYAFFAAVGYFDADRLLPRGLQRLGLLASAVIVAGSQAGGLPPGDSLGWAVFGGLLVANMIFVVVTGQLQEKEQERARVQARTIGELEETNTALQAALDENAALHAQLLVQAREAGIADERRRLAAEIHDTIAQGLTGIIAQLQVVKNAPTLAVAHEHLDRASDLARHSLGEARRSVHNLSPAALDGSTLPEALKKTVHDWAARTGVRADFTLTGTAEPLHDEIEATLLRITEEALSNAARHAHATRLGVTLSFMAGEVTLDVRDDGRGFDPLTLPARTGSGGFGLDGMRARAERLAGDVTVESEPGGGTAISARVPLVRHG from the coding sequence ATGACCACCGGTACCGGATCCGCGCCCGACGAGACGGCGGCCTTCGCGGACGATCCGTGGCGCGTCGTCCACCGTTACGGCGCCTACGTCCTGCTCGTCGTCAGCTTCGTGCTGTCCGCGGCCACCGCCGACCTGATCGGCATGGACCGGCTCGACTGGTGGGTCCTCTGCTGCCTGACCGGCGGCGCCCTCGTCCTCCAGCTGTGGTGGGGCCACCGGGAGCGCACCCGGTCGGGGCCGACCTCGGTGAGCGCCGTCTTCTACTGGGTGCGCTGGTCGTGCGCCTTCGTCCTCGCCCTGGTCAACCCGTTCTACGCGTTCTTCGCGGCCGTCGGCTACTTCGACGCCGACCGGCTGCTGCCGCGCGGACTGCAACGGCTCGGCCTGCTCGCCTCGGCCGTCATCGTGGCCGGTTCCCAGGCGGGCGGCCTGCCGCCGGGCGACTCGCTCGGCTGGGCCGTGTTCGGCGGGCTGCTCGTCGCCAACATGATCTTCGTGGTGGTCACCGGGCAGCTCCAGGAGAAGGAGCAGGAGCGCGCCCGCGTCCAGGCCCGCACCATCGGCGAACTGGAGGAGACGAACACCGCGCTCCAGGCCGCCCTCGACGAGAACGCCGCCCTGCACGCCCAACTCCTCGTCCAGGCACGGGAAGCGGGCATCGCCGACGAGCGCCGCCGACTCGCCGCCGAGATCCACGACACCATCGCCCAGGGCCTGACCGGGATCATCGCGCAGCTCCAGGTCGTCAAGAACGCCCCCACCCTCGCCGTCGCCCACGAACACCTCGACCGCGCCTCCGACCTGGCCCGCCACAGCCTCGGCGAGGCCCGCCGCTCCGTGCACAACCTGTCACCCGCCGCCCTCGACGGCTCCACGCTCCCCGAGGCGCTCAAGAAGACGGTGCACGACTGGGCGGCCCGCACCGGCGTCCGCGCCGACTTCACCCTCACCGGCACCGCCGAACCCCTCCACGACGAGATCGAGGCGACCCTCCTGCGCATCACCGAGGAGGCCCTCTCGAACGCGGCCCGACACGCCCACGCCACCCGCCTCGGCGTCACCCTGTCCTTCATGGCGGGCGAGGTCACCCTCGACGTGCGCGACGACGGCCGCGGCTTCGACCCCCTCACCCTGCCCGCCCGTACGGGCTCCGGCGGCTTCGGCCTCGACGGCATGCGGGCCCGCGCCGAACGCCTCGCGGGAGACGTCACCGTCGAGTCAGAGCCGGGCGGCGGCACGGCGATCTCGGCTCGCGTACCGTTGGTGCGCCATGGCTGA
- a CDS encoding response regulator transcription factor, translated as MADPVITLLIVDDHPVVRDGLRGMFESAPGFTVLGEAANGVEGVTRAAELDPDVVLMDLRMPGGGGVDAIKELTRRGARARVLVLTTYDTDSDTLPAIEAGATGYLLKDAPREELFTAVRAAAQGRTVLSPAVASRLVTAVRTPAAPADETLSAREREVLVLVARGTSNKEIARELFISEATVKTHLTHIYGKLGVKDRAAAVAVAYDRGILG; from the coding sequence ATGGCTGACCCAGTGATCACCCTCCTCATCGTCGACGACCACCCGGTGGTCCGCGACGGCCTGCGCGGCATGTTCGAATCGGCCCCCGGCTTCACGGTCCTCGGCGAGGCGGCGAACGGGGTGGAGGGCGTCACCCGCGCCGCCGAACTCGATCCGGACGTCGTCCTGATGGACCTGCGCATGCCGGGCGGCGGCGGGGTCGACGCCATCAAGGAACTGACCCGCCGCGGCGCCCGCGCCCGCGTCCTGGTCCTCACCACGTACGACACGGACTCCGACACGCTCCCTGCGATCGAGGCGGGCGCGACGGGCTACCTCCTGAAGGACGCCCCGCGCGAGGAACTCTTCACGGCGGTACGAGCCGCGGCGCAAGGGCGCACGGTCCTGTCACCGGCGGTCGCGTCCCGCCTGGTCACCGCGGTACGCACGCCCGCGGCCCCCGCCGACGAGACGCTCTCCGCCCGCGAGCGCGAGGTCCTCGTCCTGGTCGCGCGCGGCACCTCCAACAAGGAGATCGCCCGCGAGCTGTTCATCAGCGAGGCGACGGTGAAGACGCATCTCACGCACATCTACGGCAAGTTGGGCGTGAAGGACCGCGCGGCGGCGGTCGCGGTGGCGTACGACCGCGGGATTCTCGGCTAG